In Morococcus cerebrosus, a single genomic region encodes these proteins:
- a CDS encoding type 4a pilus biogenesis protein PilO: protein MASAKVKNLDIQNLYLLNPAAKFVLAALAVVGVLAVGYGIVFRDQLETLSTQEAKEAELKETYTKKSIEAASLDNLKAELTSIRSSFDILLKQLPTDAEIPTLIQELHQAGSANGLRLDSVVPQVPVNDGPIQKLPYEISITGKYNQINQFARDVGGLSRIITLESLKISHVSDSKNSKDSKNDILTLRAIATTYKARPADEVAAELAAQQSQAQGDSENGQANSEQKQ, encoded by the coding sequence ATGGCCTCAGCAAAAGTAAAAAATTTGGATATTCAGAATTTATATTTGTTGAATCCTGCTGCAAAGTTTGTATTAGCTGCATTAGCAGTTGTAGGAGTATTGGCAGTTGGCTATGGAATAGTATTTCGTGATCAGCTGGAAACACTTTCAACCCAAGAGGCAAAGGAGGCGGAGTTAAAGGAAACATATACGAAAAAGAGTATTGAGGCTGCAAGTTTGGATAACTTGAAAGCTGAATTAACATCTATTCGTTCTTCATTTGACATCTTGTTAAAACAGCTACCGACTGATGCTGAAATTCCTACTTTGATTCAAGAACTGCACCAGGCAGGTTCAGCAAACGGTCTTCGCTTAGATAGCGTAGTTCCACAGGTTCCGGTCAATGATGGGCCGATACAGAAGTTACCGTATGAAATATCGATTACGGGCAAATATAATCAGATTAACCAATTTGCTAGAGATGTTGGTGGTTTATCGCGGATAATTACATTGGAGTCGTTAAAAATATCTCATGTTTCAGATAGTAAAAATAGCAAAGATAGTAAAAATGATATTTTAACGCTCAGAGCAATTGCGACGACGTATAAAGCTCGCCCAGCAGATGAAGTAGCAGCGGAACTTGCCGCTCAGCAGAGTCAGGCACAGGGGGATTCAGAAAATGGCCAAGCCAATTCTGAACAAAAACAATAA
- a CDS encoding penicillin-binding protein 1A produces MIKKIITTCIGLMLGLAIFTTGLIAIAILVTYPKLPPLDSLQHYQPKMPLTIYSADGQIIGVYGEQRREFTKINDFPDILKNAVIAAEDKRFYEHWGVDVWGIARAAISNIVAGGVQSGASTITQQVAKNFYLSSERTFTRKFNEALLAYKIEQSLSKDKILELYFNQIYLGQRAYGFASAAQIYFNKNVKDLTLAEAAMLAGLPKAPSAYNPIVNPERAKLRQTYILNNMLEEGMITSQQRDDALKEELHYERFVQKIDQNALYVAEMVRQELYEKYGEEAYTQGFHVYTTVNTANQRVATEALRKVLRNFDRGSSYRGAENYIDLSKTDDVEETVSQYLSTLYTVDKMVPAVVLEASRKAVQIQLPNGRKMTLDAKSLGFAAKAVNNEKMGEDRIRRGSVIRVKNIGNGWTVVQEPLLQGALVSLDAKTGAVQALVGGYDYHSKTFNRATQAMRQPGSTFKPFVYSAALAKGMTASTMINDAPISLPGKGANGSVWSPKNSDGRYSGYITLRQALTASKNMVSIRILMSIGIGYTQQYAQRFGFKPSELPSSLSMALGTGETTPLRIAEAYSVFANGGYKISAYVIDKIYDSQGRLKAQMQPLIAGENAPQAIDPRNAYIMYKIMQDVVRAGTARGATALGRSDIAGKTGTTNDNKDAWFVGFNPKVVTAVYVGFDKPRSMGRAGYGGTIAVPVWVDYMRYALKGTEIKGMKAPEGIVANGGEYYMKERLTTSSDLALENGGVAPRPIPQSSRRTRQPSDDNVSDAQNSNRPGRQELQEEPVLPSNTGNNRQLDSLF; encoded by the coding sequence ATGATTAAAAAGATTATAACAACCTGTATCGGTTTGATGTTAGGCCTAGCAATTTTTACTACTGGATTGATTGCTATAGCAATTTTAGTAACCTACCCCAAACTCCCCCCCTTAGACTCCTTACAACACTACCAACCCAAAATGCCATTGACCATTTACTCGGCAGACGGGCAAATTATTGGCGTCTATGGTGAGCAACGGCGTGAATTTACCAAAATCAACGACTTCCCCGATATTCTCAAGAACGCGGTTATTGCCGCAGAAGACAAACGCTTTTACGAACATTGGGGCGTAGATGTTTGGGGCATTGCCCGAGCAGCGATTAGTAATATCGTTGCGGGAGGCGTTCAATCTGGTGCAAGCACTATTACGCAACAGGTTGCCAAAAACTTCTATTTAAGCAGTGAACGTACATTTACCCGAAAATTTAATGAAGCACTTTTAGCCTATAAAATTGAACAATCCTTGAGCAAGGATAAGATTTTAGAGCTTTACTTCAACCAAATTTACTTGGGGCAGCGTGCTTACGGGTTTGCTTCGGCAGCGCAGATTTATTTCAACAAAAATGTTAAGGATTTGACTTTGGCCGAGGCTGCCATGCTGGCTGGCCTACCTAAGGCTCCTTCTGCATATAATCCCATTGTGAATCCTGAACGCGCCAAACTGCGGCAAACTTATATCCTGAATAATATGCTGGAAGAAGGGATGATTACGTCTCAGCAACGTGACGACGCATTAAAAGAAGAATTACATTATGAGCGATTTGTACAAAAAATTGATCAAAACGCGTTGTATGTAGCAGAAATGGTTCGTCAAGAACTATATGAAAAATATGGCGAAGAAGCCTACACTCAAGGTTTTCACGTTTATACAACCGTAAATACCGCAAATCAGCGTGTTGCTACCGAAGCATTGCGCAAAGTCTTAAGAAACTTTGACCGAGGCAGCAGTTACAGAGGAGCGGAAAATTATATTGACCTCAGCAAAACAGATGATGTTGAAGAAACAGTCAGCCAATATTTATCTACTTTATATACTGTGGATAAAATGGTTCCTGCGGTTGTATTGGAAGCTTCCCGGAAAGCAGTACAAATCCAACTACCCAATGGCCGTAAAATGACTCTTGACGCTAAATCGTTAGGTTTTGCAGCCAAAGCGGTTAATAATGAAAAAATGGGAGAAGACCGTATTCGACGCGGCTCTGTCATCAGAGTGAAAAATATTGGTAATGGCTGGACTGTTGTACAAGAACCTTTATTGCAAGGTGCATTAGTATCTTTAGATGCCAAAACTGGGGCTGTTCAAGCATTAGTTGGTGGCTATGACTATCATAGCAAAACTTTTAACCGAGCAACTCAGGCCATGCGCCAACCTGGTTCAACATTCAAGCCTTTTGTATATTCCGCTGCATTAGCTAAAGGCATGACAGCCTCAACCATGATCAATGATGCCCCAATATCCCTACCAGGAAAAGGAGCAAATGGTAGCGTGTGGTCACCCAAAAATTCAGATGGGCGTTATTCTGGTTATATTACATTGCGCCAAGCATTAACCGCATCGAAAAATATGGTTTCTATCCGCATCCTGATGTCTATCGGAATTGGATATACCCAGCAATATGCCCAACGTTTTGGTTTCAAACCGTCTGAACTTCCCTCAAGTTTATCAATGGCTTTAGGTACTGGAGAAACCACTCCACTCCGTATTGCAGAAGCATATAGTGTTTTTGCTAATGGCGGATATAAAATCTCAGCTTATGTGATTGACAAAATCTACGATAGCCAAGGTCGTCTGAAAGCACAGATGCAACCCTTAATTGCCGGAGAAAATGCTCCTCAGGCGATTGATCCTCGAAACGCATATATCATGTATAAAATTATGCAAGATGTAGTCCGTGCTGGTACTGCTCGAGGTGCAACAGCATTAGGTCGAAGCGACATTGCCGGTAAAACCGGAACGACCAATGACAACAAGGATGCATGGTTTGTCGGTTTTAATCCCAAAGTGGTAACGGCTGTTTATGTTGGTTTTGACAAACCTCGCAGTATGGGGCGTGCAGGTTATGGTGGAACGATTGCAGTTCCGGTATGGGTAGATTATATGCGTTACGCTCTCAAAGGCACTGAGATCAAGGGAATGAAAGCACCTGAAGGAATAGTTGCTAATGGTGGCGAGTATTATATGAAGGAACGACTAACTACCAGTTCTGACTTAGCCTTGGAAAACGGTGGAGTAGCACCACGCCCGATCCCTCAATCATCTAGACGTACTCGTCAACCTTCTGACGACAATGTGTCTGATGCCCAAAACTCTAATCGCCCTGGACGCCAAGAGTTACAAGAGGAACCGGTTTTGCCAAGCAATACCGGCAATAATAGACAGTTAGACTCTTTATTCTAA
- the pilM gene encoding type IV pilus assembly protein PilM: protein MIGLSKNPKNTTGKAGKSSSGLSNRSSIGIDISQHAIKMVQLSGRSLNQIQLEKYVITKLPKNIVKGNKIQDYDQLVTYLQHAYSQLRSSCKNIIAAIPQGLATIEQVVYSQKDTELDLDEFAESEISSIGPIDEINYDYQVVGASVIPAGQQILTVAARKDDVEPMIEMFEGAGLSLSALDLDLLAQHNAFVFWINQYAPELTNEKVAIFGIYATQMYALIIQNGQILYKQEMPVSTEQLNQLIQRTYQVTEEKAAQMMVSTSKPTDYQTQIADRFNVQVAQEVQRVLQFYYTTQPTDAFSNVKHILLTGSASQQTGLAESIFSQTNTATQCIQPVTYVERGGKVDLSQLQVDASALTLAFGLALRGL from the coding sequence ATGATTGGCTTATCAAAAAACCCTAAAAATACAACTGGTAAGGCTGGAAAGTCCTCTTCAGGGTTAAGCAACCGTTCTTCCATCGGCATCGATATTAGTCAGCATGCCATCAAGATGGTTCAGCTGTCAGGGCGTAGTTTAAACCAAATTCAGTTGGAAAAATACGTTATTACTAAATTACCTAAAAATATTGTAAAAGGTAACAAAATTCAAGATTACGACCAGCTTGTTACTTATTTGCAACATGCATATTCGCAATTACGCAGTTCTTGCAAGAATATTATTGCAGCTATCCCTCAAGGATTGGCGACGATTGAGCAAGTGGTTTATTCACAAAAAGATACTGAGTTGGATTTGGATGAATTTGCAGAATCTGAAATCTCCTCGATCGGGCCTATCGATGAAATAAACTATGATTATCAGGTCGTAGGTGCGTCTGTTATTCCGGCAGGGCAGCAGATTTTGACGGTTGCAGCGCGTAAGGATGATGTTGAGCCTATGATCGAAATGTTTGAGGGGGCGGGATTGTCCTTATCGGCGTTAGATTTGGATTTATTGGCGCAGCATAATGCCTTCGTATTTTGGATTAACCAGTACGCTCCTGAATTAACAAATGAAAAAGTTGCTATATTTGGGATTTATGCAACACAGATGTATGCGCTGATTATTCAGAATGGGCAAATCCTATACAAGCAGGAAATGCCTGTAAGTACTGAGCAATTGAACCAATTGATTCAACGTACATATCAGGTTACAGAAGAAAAAGCTGCTCAAATGATGGTATCTACGAGCAAGCCAACTGATTATCAAACACAAATCGCAGACCGCTTCAATGTTCAAGTGGCTCAGGAAGTGCAAAGAGTACTACAGTTTTATTACACCACACAGCCGACAGATGCTTTTTCGAATGTAAAGCATATTTTATTAACTGGTTCTGCATCACAACAGACTGGTTTGGCTGAAAGCATTTTTTCGCAGACAAATACAGCGACACAATGTATTCAACCAGTTACATATGTGGAGCGAGGTGGTAAGGTCGATTTGTCACAGTTACAAGTTGATGCTTCTGCTTTGACACTTGCATTTGGATTAGCATTAAGGGGATTGTAA
- a CDS encoding PilN domain-containing protein, which yields MTELIKINLLPYREEIKQRKRQQFKILMLSSLLIGVGLSAIAYLAINNAISDQESRNAFLEAEITKLDNDLGEIKKLQQEKENFLAKKQKVEELQEKRSQAAYIIDSLNVVIPDNTYITSLDAENPTSYKITGRAISDNKIAMFMRSLPSTGIFTQPELLEIKKIDNYQEFNIKSMIGSASIPVKSERETINDDPTKEQNGEEK from the coding sequence ATGACTGAATTAATTAAAATTAATCTTCTTCCATATAGAGAAGAAATTAAGCAACGTAAAAGACAGCAATTTAAAATTTTGATGCTTTCTTCGTTATTAATAGGAGTTGGTTTATCTGCAATAGCTTATTTAGCGATCAATAATGCTATTAGTGATCAAGAAAGTAGGAATGCATTTTTGGAAGCAGAAATTACCAAGTTAGATAATGATTTAGGAGAAATAAAAAAATTACAGCAGGAAAAAGAAAACTTCTTAGCTAAAAAGCAAAAAGTCGAGGAGTTGCAAGAAAAACGCTCCCAAGCTGCATATATCATCGATAGTTTGAATGTGGTTATTCCAGATAATACTTATATCACTTCTCTTGATGCAGAAAATCCGACTTCTTATAAGATTACAGGTCGAGCGATTAGCGATAATAAAATTGCCATGTTTATGCGGTCTTTGCCAAGTACAGGTATTTTTACGCAGCCAGAACTTTTGGAAATTAAGAAAATTGATAATTATCAAGAGTTTAATATTAAATCTATGATTGGTTCTGCGAGTATTCCAGTCAAGTCGGAGAGAGAAACAATTAATGATGATCCGACGAAAGAACAGAATGGGGAGGAAAAATAA